A window of the Microcoleus sp. bin38.metabat.b11b12b14.051 genome harbors these coding sequences:
- a CDS encoding DUF2996 domain-containing protein — translation MTVDSSTNHFYKEPLMPEEPTNPTAGESETPSAAIENAPSSDTPETTDLPTTDKPPAAAKKPAAKAADGDKPPAKAKKEKAPAVEDKPFAEFIQQDYLPALQTALTKQGVKDLEVSLAKQKLPVAGMSSAGDCWQVIGKFQAGQRQFNLYFPQEDIQSQRAFSCAENNTKTSTLEPFLIDERKITLDLMVFGVVQRLNAQKWLNLN, via the coding sequence ATGACTGTTGACTCCTCTACCAATCACTTTTACAAGGAACCGTTAATGCCAGAAGAACCGACAAATCCTACCGCTGGCGAATCAGAAACTCCCAGTGCTGCGATCGAGAACGCCCCGAGTTCCGACACACCCGAGACAACGGATCTTCCCACCACTGACAAGCCGCCTGCGGCTGCTAAAAAGCCCGCCGCCAAGGCCGCTGACGGCGATAAGCCCCCAGCTAAAGCTAAAAAGGAAAAAGCACCCGCTGTTGAAGACAAGCCCTTTGCGGAATTTATTCAACAAGATTATTTGCCCGCCTTGCAAACTGCTTTAACTAAACAGGGCGTTAAGGATTTAGAAGTGAGTTTGGCAAAGCAAAAACTCCCGGTTGCCGGTATGAGTTCCGCCGGCGATTGCTGGCAGGTAATTGGTAAATTTCAAGCAGGTCAGCGCCAATTTAACTTGTATTTTCCTCAAGAAGATATTCAAAGTCAAAGAGCGTTTTCTTGCGCTGAAAATAATACCAAGACCAGCACTTTAGAACCTTTTTTGATCGACGAACGCAAGATTACTCTCGACCTCATGGTGTTTGGCGTCGTCCAGCGGCTTAACGCTCAAAAATGGCTGAATCTTAATTAG
- a CDS encoding transposase, translating to MLVLEFKAYAKPNQFQSIDEAIRICQFIRNKSIRLWMDGGAKSWFDLSKYCAIWAKEFDFANKLGAMARQASAERAWASISRFYENIKKGIKGKKVGFPKFQKDSRSVEYKTNSWKLAADRKSITFTDKCSIGKLKLKGTRDLNFYQPDQIKRIRLIKRADGYYVQFCIQVDRVELVPMTGKTIGLDVGLKEFYTDSNGEMVPNPRFLRRGEARLKRAGRLVSRKVKGGLNRRKARVILGKRHLKISRQRKDHAVKLARCVITSNDVVVYEDLRVSNMIKNHCLAKSISDASWYQFRMFLEYFGKVFGRITIAVNPAYTSQECSSCGVVVKKSLSTRTHICQCGCEMDRDHNAAINILNRGISTTGHVGTSIFEIVNA from the coding sequence ATGCTTGTTCTCGAATTCAAGGCTTACGCAAAACCAAATCAGTTTCAGTCGATCGATGAAGCGATTAGAATTTGTCAATTCATTCGCAATAAATCAATCCGGCTGTGGATGGATGGTGGTGCAAAATCTTGGTTCGACCTTTCTAAGTATTGTGCAATTTGGGCCAAAGAATTTGACTTTGCAAACAAGTTAGGTGCAATGGCTAGACAGGCAAGTGCGGAGAGAGCATGGGCTAGCATTTCCCGATTTTACGAAAATATCAAAAAGGGTATCAAAGGAAAGAAAGTTGGTTTTCCTAAATTCCAAAAAGACTCTCGATCCGTTGAATACAAAACTAATTCTTGGAAGCTAGCAGCAGATCGGAAATCAATTACATTTACGGATAAGTGCTCCATTGGCAAGCTGAAGCTAAAAGGGACTCGCGACCTTAACTTCTATCAGCCAGACCAAATCAAACGAATTCGACTAATTAAACGAGCCGATGGATATTACGTCCAGTTTTGCATCCAAGTAGACCGAGTAGAACTCGTTCCAATGACAGGCAAAACGATTGGATTGGATGTGGGACTTAAAGAGTTTTACACTGATTCAAACGGCGAAATGGTTCCCAATCCTAGATTTCTGCGTAGAGGTGAAGCACGGTTAAAACGCGCCGGGCGTCTTGTAAGCCGGAAAGTAAAAGGTGGTTTGAATCGCCGCAAAGCTAGAGTGATTTTAGGTAAGCGACATCTCAAAATAAGTAGACAGCGTAAAGACCATGCTGTTAAGTTAGCAAGGTGCGTAATCACATCAAACGATGTAGTAGTTTATGAAGATTTGAGAGTGTCTAATATGATCAAAAATCATTGTCTGGCAAAATCGATTAGCGATGCTTCTTGGTATCAGTTCAGAATGTTCTTAGAATATTTTGGAAAAGTGTTCGGTCGGATTACCATTGCGGTAAATCCGGCTTACACAAGCCAAGAATGCAGTAGTTGTGGTGTTGTGGTTAAGAAATCTCTATCCACTCGAACCCATATTTGTCAGTGCGGGTGTGAGATGGACAGAGATCATAACGCTGCAATTAATATCCTCAATCGCGGGATAAGTACGACGGGGCACGTCGGAACTTCGATCTTTGAGATCGTAAACGCTTAG
- a CDS encoding DNA-3-methyladenine glycosylase → MLVRALQLDAPPVKFAAIPPKKQLRLASGPGKLCQVLEIDRTFSGLPLDAGQGLRLEQRSEEFQQAVEEGIINFVQTTRIGISQGIDLPWRWYIGNCTAVSTFK, encoded by the coding sequence GTGTTGGTGCGAGCTTTGCAGCTAGATGCGCCTCCCGTCAAGTTTGCTGCAATTCCCCCAAAAAAGCAGTTGCGCCTCGCCTCTGGGCCAGGGAAGCTGTGTCAGGTGCTGGAGATCGATCGAACTTTCAGCGGTTTACCCCTAGATGCAGGCCAAGGGCTGCGACTGGAACAACGGAGCGAAGAGTTTCAGCAAGCCGTGGAGGAAGGTATAATAAATTTTGTGCAAACTACGCGGATCGGGATTTCGCAAGGCATTGATTTGCCTTGGCGTTGGTATATTGGGAACTGTACGGCGGTATCTACATTCAAGTAA
- a CDS encoding TIGR04282 family arsenosugar biosynthesis glycosyltransferase produces MISEKLIVFTRYPEPGKAKTRLIPVLGKIGAANLHRLMAQKAIARALSLQQSGRLSVEIHWAGGSQQLMQEWLGTDIVYQNQIDGDLGAKMIAAFQNSFNSGVDKTAIIGTDCPNLTTEIMAQAFDKLSQHDLVLGPAKDGGYYLIGLGRVIPELFGGINWGTSEVFAATRAIAQNLDLNIAYLPTLADIDLPEDLLGLDINILK; encoded by the coding sequence ATGATTTCCGAAAAACTAATTGTTTTCACCCGCTATCCCGAACCGGGAAAAGCCAAAACTCGACTAATTCCCGTCCTCGGAAAGATAGGTGCTGCCAACCTGCACCGCTTGATGGCCCAAAAGGCGATCGCCCGCGCCCTCTCTCTCCAACAATCGGGTAGATTATCAGTTGAAATTCACTGGGCAGGTGGCAGCCAGCAACTGATGCAAGAGTGGTTGGGAACAGATATTGTTTATCAAAATCAAATAGACGGTGATTTGGGCGCAAAAATGATAGCAGCCTTTCAAAACTCTTTTAATTCAGGGGTTGACAAAACCGCAATTATCGGCACTGATTGTCCCAATCTGACAACTGAAATTATGGCACAAGCTTTTGACAAACTCAGCCAGCACGATTTAGTTTTGGGCCCGGCTAAAGACGGCGGTTATTATCTAATCGGGCTGGGCAGAGTGATACCAGAATTGTTCGGTGGCATTAACTGGGGAACGAGTGAGGTATTTGCTGCTACGCGGGCGATCGCCCAAAACCTCGACCTCAACATTGCTTATCTTCCCACTCTTGCAGATATCGATTTACCCGAGGATTTGCTCGGTTTAGATATTAATATTTTGAAATAA
- a CDS encoding alpha/beta hydrolase, whose product MPTTNNKVRFLSPKPAKTDRPLFVFLPGMDGSGLLLRPQIAKLANNFDIRCLTLPPNDMASWEVLVRETIALIEAEKEANQRPVYLCGESFGGCLAMKVVLEAPKLCDRLILVNPASSFRQQPWVQWGSHLTQWLPANLYPLSVIGLLPILASLGKIGREDRHALLEAMQAVPQHTSVWRLALVRSFNVDENQLRGIKQPTLVIASGADRLLPSIAEAKLLVKVIPKAQMVMLANSGHACLLETDVDLYAIMQQRNFLTESAENLALVKSH is encoded by the coding sequence ATGCCCACTACTAACAATAAAGTTCGTTTTCTCAGCCCCAAACCGGCGAAAACAGATCGCCCTTTATTTGTATTTCTGCCCGGTATGGACGGCAGCGGTTTGCTGCTGCGCCCGCAAATTGCGAAATTAGCCAATAATTTTGACATTCGCTGCTTAACTTTACCACCTAACGATATGGCTAGTTGGGAGGTACTGGTTAGGGAAACGATCGCCTTAATTGAAGCAGAAAAGGAAGCGAATCAGCGGCCTGTTTATCTTTGCGGCGAGTCATTTGGGGGGTGTTTAGCGATGAAAGTTGTTTTAGAAGCTCCTAAATTGTGCGATCGACTAATTTTAGTAAATCCAGCTTCTTCATTCCGACAACAGCCTTGGGTGCAGTGGGGTTCCCATTTGACTCAGTGGTTGCCGGCGAACCTTTATCCGCTGTCGGTAATCGGTCTGTTGCCGATATTAGCATCCTTGGGAAAGATCGGGCGCGAGGATAGACACGCTTTGCTGGAAGCGATGCAAGCAGTACCGCAACACACGTCTGTGTGGAGATTGGCATTAGTGCGATCGTTTAATGTGGATGAAAATCAGTTGCGCGGCATCAAACAGCCAACGTTAGTAATTGCTAGCGGTGCCGATCGCCTGTTGCCTTCCATAGCAGAAGCGAAGCTTTTAGTCAAGGTCATTCCCAAGGCCCAAATGGTGATGCTGGCTAACAGCGGTCATGCTTGTTTGTTGGAAACAGATGTTGACCTTTACGCGATTATGCAACAGCGCAATTTTTTGACTGAATCCGCAGAAAATTTGGCATTAGTTAAGAGTCATTAG
- a CDS encoding pentapeptide repeat-containing protein codes for MKIQNIITAGLSIALLLAATKYIPDLNQQNQVKQLLETKQCPECNLSNVNLKGMDLQGFNLQGANLEGANLSGAKLANANLKNANLNKANLTGSDLGCSGISFNVDSNSQAANMDFKVSAVPEKNNPENAVVGFNMKSTDRGTTMRFNLPGCADFENAKLQETKMPDGSIHP; via the coding sequence ATGAAAATCCAAAATATAATTACTGCTGGATTGTCGATCGCCCTTTTATTAGCTGCAACCAAATACATCCCTGATTTAAACCAGCAAAACCAAGTCAAGCAATTGCTGGAAACCAAACAGTGTCCCGAATGCAATCTCAGCAATGTCAACTTAAAGGGCATGGACTTACAAGGATTTAACTTGCAAGGAGCAAACCTAGAAGGTGCTAACTTATCAGGAGCCAAACTGGCGAATGCCAACCTCAAAAATGCTAACTTGAATAAAGCTAACCTGACTGGTTCTGATTTGGGCTGTAGCGGAATAAGTTTCAATGTTGATAGCAACAGTCAAGCAGCAAATATGGATTTTAAGGTAAGTGCAGTTCCCGAAAAAAATAACCCAGAAAATGCAGTAGTTGGTTTTAACATGAAATCAACAGATCGAGGAACTACAATGCGTTTCAATCTCCCAGGATGCGCCGATTTCGAGAATGCTAAATTGCAGGAAACTAAAATGCCCGATGGCAGCATTCATCCTTAA
- the nadA gene encoding quinolinate synthase NadA, whose product MFTTTPAPNFTQTRIPDDLFAAINTLKQELNAVILAHYYQDSDIQDIADFIGDSLELARKAANTKADVIVFAGVHFMAETAKILNPDKLVLLPDLNAGCSLADSCPPEAFAAFKADRPEHLVISYINCTAEIKAMSDIICTSSNAVKIVNQIPENQPIIFGPDRNLGRYVMEQSGRQMELWQGACIVHENFSEKKIVQLKIENPEAEIIAHPECEPPVLRHADYIGSTTALLKYSQSSSSPAFIVATEPGIIHQMQKQTPHKRFIPAPPNNNSCACNECPHMRLNTLEKLYLAMKNQTPEISMSEDLQLAALQPIQRMLEMS is encoded by the coding sequence GTGTTTACCACCACACCTGCTCCGAATTTTACCCAAACCCGAATCCCCGACGACTTGTTTGCAGCAATTAACACCCTCAAACAAGAGTTAAACGCCGTCATTCTCGCCCACTACTACCAAGACTCCGACATTCAAGACATCGCAGACTTCATAGGCGACTCCCTCGAACTTGCCCGCAAAGCCGCCAACACCAAAGCCGATGTCATCGTTTTTGCCGGAGTTCACTTCATGGCAGAAACCGCAAAAATCCTCAATCCCGACAAATTAGTATTGCTACCAGACTTAAATGCTGGGTGTTCCCTCGCCGACAGTTGCCCGCCCGAAGCTTTTGCAGCCTTCAAAGCCGATCGCCCAGAACATCTAGTTATTTCCTACATTAACTGTACCGCTGAAATTAAGGCAATGAGCGACATAATTTGCACCAGCTCCAACGCCGTCAAAATAGTCAATCAAATTCCCGAAAATCAGCCCATAATTTTTGGGCCCGATCGCAATCTCGGCCGCTACGTCATGGAACAAAGTGGCAGACAGATGGAACTCTGGCAAGGAGCCTGCATCGTCCACGAAAACTTCTCAGAAAAAAAGATAGTTCAACTCAAAATCGAAAATCCCGAAGCCGAAATCATCGCTCATCCAGAATGCGAACCTCCCGTACTTCGCCACGCCGATTATATCGGTTCAACCACCGCTTTGCTCAAATATTCTCAATCCAGTTCCAGCCCAGCTTTTATTGTCGCGACTGAGCCGGGAATCATTCACCAAATGCAAAAGCAAACACCCCACAAACGCTTTATCCCGGCTCCTCCAAACAACAATAGTTGTGCTTGCAACGAATGCCCGCACATGAGATTAAATACATTGGAAAAATTGTATCTAGCTATGAAAAATCAAACTCCCGAAATTAGTATGTCCGAAGATTTACAACTAGCAGCCTTGCAACCCATCCAGCGTATGCTAGAAATGAGCTAA
- a CDS encoding TIGR04168 family protein, whose translation MNKAKSIKIAVVGDVHDQWEAEDGEALKHLGVDLVLFVGDFGNESVEVVRAIASLDIPKAAVFGNHDAWYTATEWGRTQCPYDRTQENRVKQQLDLMGEAHVGYGKRDFPELGVTVVGSRPFSWGGSEWKYNDFYSEWFGVESFEESARRIAEAAADADCENVIFLGHTGPTGLGEAPEALCGRDWKPLGGDWGDPDFAEAIDRTLSSGKQVSLVTFGHMHHKLRHTKQELRKSLEVSAGGTVYLNAASVPRIIVERDCSKLRNFSIVLLENGTVSEASLVWVGEDFAVEREQILYRHTESATACS comes from the coding sequence ATGAATAAAGCTAAATCTATCAAAATTGCGGTGGTGGGGGACGTTCACGATCAGTGGGAAGCTGAAGACGGAGAAGCCCTGAAGCATCTGGGCGTTGACTTGGTGCTGTTTGTGGGGGATTTTGGGAATGAGTCGGTGGAGGTAGTGCGGGCGATCGCCTCTTTGGACATTCCCAAAGCTGCGGTGTTTGGGAACCACGATGCTTGGTACACGGCGACGGAGTGGGGCCGCACTCAGTGTCCTTACGATCGCACTCAAGAGAATCGAGTGAAACAGCAGTTAGATTTAATGGGAGAAGCCCACGTCGGTTACGGGAAACGGGATTTTCCAGAATTGGGCGTAACGGTTGTGGGAAGCCGCCCGTTTAGTTGGGGGGGTTCAGAGTGGAAGTACAACGATTTTTACTCGGAATGGTTTGGGGTAGAAAGTTTTGAGGAGTCGGCGAGGCGCATTGCAGAAGCTGCTGCGGATGCGGACTGCGAAAATGTGATTTTTTTAGGTCACACGGGCCCGACGGGGCTGGGAGAGGCTCCTGAAGCTCTCTGCGGGCGTGATTGGAAGCCGCTGGGGGGGGATTGGGGCGACCCGGATTTTGCGGAGGCGATCGATCGAACTCTGAGTTCTGGAAAGCAGGTATCCTTGGTAACTTTTGGTCATATGCACCACAAACTGCGGCACACGAAACAGGAGTTGCGGAAGTCGCTAGAGGTGAGTGCGGGCGGTACGGTGTATTTGAATGCGGCCAGCGTACCGCGAATTATTGTGGAGAGAGACTGCTCGAAACTGCGTAATTTCTCGATCGTCCTGCTGGAAAATGGAACAGTGTCGGAAGCGTCTTTAGTATGGGTAGGAGAAGATTTCGCGGTGGAAAGAGAACAAATTCTTTACCGACATACAGAATCTGCCACCGCTTGTAGTTAG
- a CDS encoding photosystem I reaction center protein subunit XI produces MADPRDAELIKPFNGDPFTGHLATPISASDFTKAFIGNLPAYRKGLSPLVRGLEIGLAHGYFLVGPEIVFGPLRDYPEAANLGGLITALVLVLLGTLGMSAYGLVSFKQDNTSYPSANPMTPDSLRNAEGWSQLTAGFFIGGMSGVFAAYFLLENFKGVDAIFRGLVNN; encoded by the coding sequence ATGGCCGATCCCAGAGATGCAGAGCTTATTAAACCCTTTAACGGCGACCCCTTCACGGGTCATCTCGCAACTCCCATCAGTGCTTCTGATTTCACCAAAGCATTCATTGGGAACTTGCCCGCCTACCGCAAAGGACTCTCGCCCCTAGTTCGAGGTTTAGAAATCGGCTTGGCACACGGTTATTTCCTCGTCGGCCCCGAAATCGTTTTCGGCCCGCTGCGGGATTATCCAGAAGCAGCTAATCTCGGCGGACTAATTACAGCCCTCGTCTTAGTTTTGCTTGGCACCCTAGGTATGTCTGCCTACGGTTTGGTCTCTTTCAAGCAAGACAACACCAGCTACCCCAGCGCTAATCCGATGACTCCCGATTCCCTCAGAAATGCTGAAGGCTGGAGTCAGCTTACTGCTGGTTTCTTCATTGGGGGCATGAGCGGCGTTTTTGCTGCCTACTTCTTACTCGAAAACTTTAAGGGCGTTGATGCCATTTTCCGGGGTTTAGTCAACAATTAG
- a CDS encoding photosystem I reaction center subunit VIII has product MTGSYAASFLPWILIPLITWLMPVVVMGLLFIYIESDA; this is encoded by the coding sequence ATGACAGGTTCCTACGCTGCTTCTTTCTTGCCTTGGATTTTAATTCCCCTAATTACCTGGCTCATGCCGGTTGTAGTCATGGGTTTGTTGTTTATCTACATTGAAAGCGACGCCTGA
- a CDS encoding 1-acyl-sn-glycerol-3-phosphate acyltransferase, translating to MSSDRTLMISRCFLAGVGTQMFVHHQPRIPQQSPVLVVSNHRSFLDPVVLTAAMGRSIRFACHHYMGQVPVIREIVTNFGAFPLEAPEHRQKHFFSQATALLQSGEMVGVFPEGAEPMVNFTQPNTMGKFQRGFAHLALRAPVRDLAVLPVAIASMEEQSVRSGLPLKLLSLFDPSEPLFDRAGWHPVIVYQRVNVLIGRPYWITVERQQQYRGKKAKAVVAELTEHCQGEIAQLLDRGCV from the coding sequence ATGTCTTCCGATCGCACATTGATGATTTCGCGCTGTTTCCTGGCTGGTGTGGGAACGCAGATGTTTGTACACCACCAGCCGCGGATTCCCCAACAGAGTCCGGTACTGGTGGTAAGCAATCACCGCAGTTTCCTAGATCCTGTGGTGTTGACGGCGGCTATGGGTCGATCGATTCGGTTTGCGTGTCATCATTACATGGGTCAAGTTCCGGTGATTCGGGAAATTGTCACGAATTTCGGCGCTTTCCCCTTGGAAGCACCGGAGCACCGACAAAAGCATTTTTTCTCTCAAGCGACGGCGCTGCTGCAAAGTGGGGAGATGGTGGGGGTGTTTCCTGAGGGTGCAGAACCGATGGTGAACTTTACTCAACCAAATACTATGGGGAAGTTTCAGCGGGGATTTGCTCACTTGGCTTTGCGGGCGCCAGTGCGGGATTTGGCGGTGTTACCGGTGGCGATTGCTTCGATGGAGGAACAGTCGGTGCGATCGGGTTTACCGCTGAAGTTGTTGAGTTTGTTCGATCCTTCGGAACCTTTGTTCGATCGCGCTGGGTGGCATCCTGTGATAGTTTATCAACGAGTAAATGTTTTAATCGGCCGCCCTTACTGGATTACAGTCGAGAGACAGCAGCAGTATCGAGGTAAAAAAGCCAAAGCAGTTGTGGCTGAACTTACAGAACACTGTCAAGGGGAAATTGCACAATTACTCGATCGAGGTTGTGTTTAA
- a CDS encoding TIGR04283 family arsenosugar biosynthesis glycosyltransferase produces the protein MPENYHLKISIIIPVLNEAPTIASVISTALEAKNVEIIVADGGSSDGTAEIAKSLGVPVISTAPGRATQMNAGAIAATGDILLFLHADTLLPPGYDSGVRLALAKPQTVAGAFELKIDAPQHSLRLVEIGVNWRSRFLQMPYGDQAIFLYSATFDKIGGFPDLPLMEDFEFVCRLKKQGRIEILPQPVLTNARRWHQLGVIHTTAINQIVIIAYFLGVSPDRLAFWYRGQKKNSSEN, from the coding sequence ATGCCAGAAAATTATCATCTCAAAATTTCCATTATCATTCCAGTCTTAAACGAAGCACCTACAATTGCCTCAGTCATATCCACCGCCCTTGAGGCCAAAAATGTTGAAATAATTGTCGCTGACGGCGGCAGTAGCGACGGTACAGCAGAAATAGCAAAATCTTTGGGCGTCCCAGTCATCTCCACCGCCCCTGGCCGCGCTACTCAAATGAACGCAGGTGCGATCGCAGCTACTGGAGATATTCTGCTGTTTCTCCACGCAGACACTCTTTTGCCTCCGGGCTACGACTCTGGCGTGCGCCTCGCTCTAGCAAAACCCCAAACAGTCGCCGGGGCCTTTGAACTCAAAATAGATGCGCCCCAGCACAGTCTGCGCCTGGTAGAAATAGGGGTAAACTGGCGATCGCGCTTCCTGCAAATGCCCTACGGCGATCAAGCCATTTTCCTCTATTCAGCTACCTTTGACAAAATCGGCGGTTTTCCCGATTTGCCCCTCATGGAAGACTTTGAATTCGTGTGCAGGTTGAAAAAACAAGGCCGCATCGAAATATTACCCCAGCCGGTGCTGACGAACGCCCGCCGCTGGCACCAGCTTGGGGTCATCCACACCACCGCCATCAATCAAATAGTAATTATTGCTTATTTTTTGGGAGTGTCGCCCGATCGACTCGCTTTCTGGTATAGAGGACAAAAGAAAAATTCTTCCGAAAACTAA